A genomic region of Mycolicibacterium poriferae contains the following coding sequences:
- a CDS encoding LGFP repeat-containing protein, producing the protein MSRQPLVRLRMLGRATIAVVGVATAFLLAPVAVAQPEAEADGAITAAWQASGGDTGPLGARTGGVYPAGDGFAQNFVSGVMFFTPQTGAHYMQGAILEKYESLGGAADSDLGFPTIDEGPGLAPGSRNSTFSAPDNPVIFWTPEHGARVVRGPVNAAWDQLGGSTGALGVPVDDATYDGSVVSQDFASGALSYDSSTKTFTTEPPELADQLTDLAVPDDPISAINAARRAAGGPLGPLGEAQGEPYEIGDNGWGQDFVNGKIFYTPETGANVVTGQVLAKYESVGGPQGDLGFPVTSERDGGLEPASRMSQFAADDEPVIFWTPDYGAVIVRGPLNAAWQELGGATGELGAPVADQTQDGDVITQRFANGSISWNTASGQFSTDPASLASQLAGLEVPGQEAPAATATPQASDADEGTGFRWSWWWLLAIVPILLLVAVVAFAVMRNRRRDDSSDFADGEDDDSRYVAALAGEQREEGYGGEDELFGDLYAREGLGSLTAAPPSSESAHDVSTPLSFWSTAGAGRSDDAEQEDPDAVDTAPTMIQTPDEVAPPGEVAPPVEPDAYEPGPAPAVAAGSDFKSDFKSDFESDFESDFDDEFDEDFDDEYDDDFAEEDAIGEPDASDEADAMNQAGAIYEADPVGGTEPAADREVYADEVPPPGPVFERDPLTDTGRHARIDIDEPSPLGTALHMALDDPREVPGGYPVKADTQSGLYWVPDSPEYGDVVAEIYFASEEMARTMGFVRAG; encoded by the coding sequence ATGAGCCGGCAGCCGCTGGTGCGCCTACGAATGCTCGGTCGTGCGACGATCGCGGTGGTGGGGGTCGCTACGGCCTTCCTGCTGGCGCCGGTCGCCGTCGCCCAGCCCGAAGCCGAGGCCGATGGCGCCATCACCGCGGCGTGGCAGGCCAGCGGTGGCGATACCGGTCCGCTGGGCGCGAGAACCGGCGGCGTCTACCCCGCCGGCGACGGATTCGCGCAGAACTTCGTGTCCGGTGTCATGTTCTTCACCCCCCAGACCGGGGCGCACTACATGCAGGGCGCCATTCTGGAGAAGTACGAGTCGCTGGGCGGCGCCGCCGACAGCGACCTGGGCTTCCCCACGATCGACGAGGGTCCCGGGCTGGCTCCGGGCAGCCGCAACAGCACGTTCAGCGCGCCCGACAACCCGGTCATCTTCTGGACCCCCGAGCACGGAGCCCGCGTGGTGCGGGGGCCCGTCAACGCCGCATGGGACCAGCTGGGTGGATCGACCGGTGCGCTGGGCGTGCCCGTCGACGATGCCACCTACGACGGATCAGTGGTCAGTCAGGACTTCGCCAGCGGCGCGCTGTCCTACGACTCCAGCACCAAGACCTTCACCACCGAACCGCCGGAACTGGCCGATCAACTGACCGATCTGGCCGTCCCCGACGACCCGATTTCGGCGATCAACGCCGCGCGCCGCGCCGCGGGCGGTCCGCTGGGCCCGCTGGGAGAGGCCCAGGGGGAGCCGTACGAGATCGGCGACAACGGCTGGGGCCAGGACTTCGTCAACGGCAAGATCTTCTACACCCCCGAGACCGGTGCGAACGTGGTGACCGGGCAGGTGCTGGCGAAATACGAGAGTGTCGGCGGTCCGCAGGGTGATCTCGGGTTCCCGGTGACCAGCGAGAGGGACGGTGGGCTCGAGCCGGCGAGCCGGATGAGCCAGTTCGCCGCCGACGACGAACCGGTCATCTTCTGGACTCCCGACTACGGCGCTGTGATCGTGCGCGGCCCGTTGAATGCGGCGTGGCAGGAACTCGGCGGGGCGACCGGGGAGCTGGGAGCGCCGGTGGCCGATCAGACCCAGGACGGCGACGTCATCACCCAGCGATTCGCCAACGGATCCATTTCCTGGAACACCGCCTCAGGTCAGTTCAGTACCGACCCGGCGAGCTTGGCCTCCCAATTGGCCGGCTTGGAGGTGCCGGGCCAGGAAGCCCCGGCGGCTACTGCGACACCGCAGGCCTCCGACGCCGACGAGGGCACCGGATTCCGGTGGAGCTGGTGGTGGTTGTTGGCCATCGTTCCGATCCTGCTCCTGGTCGCCGTGGTGGCCTTCGCGGTGATGCGAAACCGCCGCCGAGACGACTCGTCCGACTTCGCCGACGGAGAGGACGACGACAGCAGGTATGTGGCCGCGCTCGCCGGGGAGCAGCGAGAAGAAGGGTACGGCGGCGAGGACGAGTTGTTCGGCGACCTGTACGCCCGCGAAGGCTTGGGCTCGCTGACCGCGGCACCCCCGTCATCGGAGAGCGCTCACGATGTCTCGACCCCGCTGAGCTTCTGGAGTACTGCCGGTGCGGGGCGCTCCGACGATGCCGAGCAGGAGGATCCCGACGCCGTCGATACAGCGCCGACGATGATCCAGACCCCCGACGAGGTCGCACCGCCTGGCGAGGTCGCGCCTCCTGTCGAGCCGGACGCGTACGAACCCGGTCCCGCACCCGCCGTTGCTGCAGGGTCCGATTTCAAGTCCGATTTCAAGTCCGATTTCGAGTCCGATTTCGAGTCCGATTTCGACGACGAGTTCGACGAGGACTTCGACGACGAGTACGACGACGACTTCGCCGAGGAGGACGCCATCGGCGAGCCCGATGCCAGCGACGAGGCCGACGCGATGAACCAGGCCGGCGCGATCTACGAGGCGGATCCGGTTGGCGGCACCGAACCGGCGGCGGATCGTGAGGTCTACGCCGACGAGGTGCCCCCGCCGGGACCTGTCTTCGAGCGTGATCCGTTGACCGATACCGGTCGGCACGCGCGGATCGATATCGACGAGCCGTCACCGCTGGGAACAGCGCTGCACATGGCGCTCGATGATCCACGCGAAGTGCCGGGCGGCTATCCGGTGAAGGCCGACACCCAATCGGGTCTGTACTGGGTGCCTGACAGCCCCGAGTACGGCGACGTGGTCGCCGAGATCTATTTCGCCAGTGAGGAGATGGCGCGCACGATGGGTTTCGTACGCGCCGGATAG
- the lexA gene encoding transcriptional repressor LexA: MSDDSDSTAGTDAPRDRDTSLTDRQRTILEVIRTSVTTRGYPPSIREIGDAVGLTSTSSVAHQLRTLERKGYLRRDPNRPRAVDVRGADDAATPVVTTDVAGSDSLPEPTFVPVLGRIAAGGPILAEEAVEDVFPLPRELVGEGSLFLLKVVGESMIDAAICDGDWVVVRQQNVADNGDIVAAMIDGEATVKTFKRTRGQVWLLPHNPAFEPIPGNDAAVLGKVVTVIRKV; encoded by the coding sequence ATGAGCGACGACAGCGACAGCACGGCCGGCACCGATGCACCCCGTGACCGCGACACCAGCCTGACCGACCGTCAGCGCACCATCCTGGAGGTGATCCGGACATCGGTCACCACCCGCGGCTACCCGCCCAGCATCAGAGAGATCGGCGATGCGGTCGGGTTGACCTCCACCTCATCGGTGGCCCATCAGCTGCGCACGCTGGAGCGCAAGGGGTATCTGCGCCGCGATCCCAATCGCCCCCGCGCGGTCGACGTGCGGGGTGCCGACGACGCGGCCACGCCGGTCGTCACCACCGACGTGGCCGGTTCCGATTCGCTCCCGGAACCGACGTTCGTCCCCGTACTGGGGCGCATCGCTGCCGGTGGCCCGATCCTGGCCGAGGAAGCCGTCGAGGACGTGTTCCCACTACCGCGGGAACTGGTCGGGGAAGGTTCGCTGTTCCTGCTCAAGGTGGTCGGCGAGTCGATGATCGATGCAGCCATCTGCGACGGCGACTGGGTGGTCGTCCGTCAGCAGAACGTCGCCGACAACGGCGACATCGTCGCGGCGATGATCGACGGTGAGGCCACGGTGAAGACCTTCAAACGGACCCGCGGCCAGGTGTGGCTGCTTCCGCACAACCCGGCGTTCGAGCCCATCCCGGGCAATGACGCCGCGGTCCTCGGCAAAGTCGTGACCGTCATCCGCAAGGTGTGA